A window of the Pirellulales bacterium genome harbors these coding sequences:
- a CDS encoding vitamin B12-dependent ribonucleotide reductase, with protein MGNSKRNAGRLRAGGLAIDSLFCPASAVDPFETVEWDLRTAAIKGEGGEVLFEQKNCEVPKFWSQLSTNVVVSKYFYGENGTPERESSVRQLIHRVSRTIADWGLADGYFASAADGEQFYRELTWLCLHQHGAFNSPVWFNVGLFHQYGVKGAQCNWHWDAESSDVKQPENPYEYPQGSACFIQSVNDNMEDIMELARSEAMLFKFGSGTGTDLSTLRSHREKLSGGGRPSGPLSFMRVYDQIAAVVKSGGKTRRAAKMQSLKVEHPDVMEFIECKAKEENKARVLIEKGGYESNFNGEAYSSILFQNANLSVRVSDAFMQAVEKDQPWTTRWVTDAKREGPTLQAREIMQRMAECAWQCGDPGVQYDTTINRWNTCPESGRINASNPCSEYMFLDDTACNLASINLMKFRREDGTFDVERFQVACRIFFIAQEILVDHASYPTKKIAANSHCFRPLGLGYSNLGSLLMAGGVPYDSDAARGLCGAITALLHGTANLTSVELAAAVGPFEAFEQNREPMLEVMQMHRDAVEQINSACPGYLKDAAQGLWDQVLDEGHRFGFRNAQATVLAPTGTISFLMDCDTTGIEPDIALVKYKQLAGGGMLKIVNNTVPSALKTLGYDQPKIESILAYIEKNDMIEGANDLQPEHLAVFDCAFKPMRGQRSIAWHAHVTTMAAAQPFLSGAISKTVNMPRETTPADIANAYMEGWRLGLKALAIYRDGSKESQPLNTGTESDKAAAKVVAAPRRERLPDTRDSVTHKFSIVGHEGYLTVGLYDRVDKNNLNEIRRPGELFINMAKEGSTIGGLMDAFGTAVSMSLQYGVPLEVLVNKFSHMRFEPMGQTKNPEVRIAKSVVDYIFRWMGNEFLRGYKEAASKGLHNDEPAPLTNAVDLPGPAVKNQGSAVKGQESAQKPASGARAPEAASAGNQTSTTKPIVTKQVTNGAHNGSNGHGKAASIVADNAALLHRSGAVMHIDQNAGAMAREEQFASFQLDAPSCDNCGNITVRNGNCYLCHNCGNSMGCS; from the coding sequence ATGGGAAATTCAAAACGAAATGCCGGGCGGTTACGTGCCGGCGGCCTAGCCATCGATTCGCTCTTTTGCCCTGCTTCAGCAGTCGATCCGTTCGAAACAGTCGAGTGGGATTTGCGCACCGCCGCCATCAAAGGCGAGGGCGGCGAAGTGCTGTTCGAGCAAAAAAACTGCGAAGTGCCGAAGTTTTGGAGCCAGCTTTCCACGAATGTGGTTGTGAGCAAGTACTTCTATGGCGAAAACGGCACCCCGGAACGTGAAAGCAGCGTGCGGCAATTAATTCATCGTGTGAGCCGCACGATTGCTGATTGGGGACTGGCCGACGGTTACTTCGCCAGTGCTGCCGACGGCGAACAATTTTACCGCGAGCTTACCTGGCTGTGTTTACATCAGCATGGAGCATTTAACTCGCCTGTGTGGTTCAACGTGGGCTTGTTTCATCAGTACGGCGTCAAGGGTGCGCAATGCAACTGGCACTGGGATGCCGAAAGCAGTGATGTGAAGCAGCCAGAAAATCCTTACGAATATCCGCAAGGCTCGGCCTGCTTCATTCAAAGCGTGAACGATAACATGGAAGACATTATGGAGCTGGCTCGTAGCGAAGCGATGTTGTTCAAGTTTGGCTCCGGTACCGGCACTGATCTTTCCACGCTTCGTTCTCACCGTGAAAAGCTCTCTGGTGGTGGCCGCCCCAGCGGCCCTCTTTCGTTCATGCGCGTGTACGATCAAATTGCCGCGGTGGTAAAGAGCGGCGGCAAAACGCGCCGTGCGGCAAAAATGCAATCGCTGAAAGTGGAGCATCCTGACGTAATGGAGTTCATTGAATGCAAGGCCAAGGAAGAAAACAAGGCTCGCGTATTGATCGAAAAGGGCGGGTACGAATCGAACTTCAACGGCGAGGCGTACAGTTCCATCCTGTTCCAAAACGCCAATTTGTCAGTCCGCGTGAGTGATGCATTCATGCAGGCTGTAGAAAAAGATCAACCCTGGACCACACGCTGGGTGACGGATGCCAAGCGCGAAGGTCCAACGCTGCAAGCCCGCGAGATAATGCAACGTATGGCTGAGTGCGCCTGGCAATGCGGCGACCCCGGCGTGCAATACGACACGACGATTAACCGTTGGAACACCTGCCCGGAAAGCGGCCGCATTAACGCCAGCAATCCGTGCAGCGAGTACATGTTTCTGGACGATACTGCCTGCAATCTGGCAAGCATCAATTTAATGAAGTTTCGCCGGGAAGATGGCACGTTCGACGTGGAACGGTTTCAGGTTGCTTGCCGCATCTTCTTCATCGCGCAGGAAATTTTGGTCGATCACGCTAGTTACCCGACGAAAAAAATCGCGGCCAACAGCCATTGCTTCCGTCCGCTGGGCTTGGGTTACTCCAATCTCGGCAGCCTGCTGATGGCTGGCGGTGTGCCGTATGATAGCGATGCGGCTCGTGGTCTGTGCGGCGCCATCACGGCGCTGTTGCATGGGACCGCCAATCTCACGAGTGTGGAATTGGCCGCAGCCGTGGGACCCTTTGAAGCATTTGAGCAAAACCGCGAGCCAATGCTTGAGGTGATGCAAATGCATCGCGATGCCGTGGAGCAAATTAATTCCGCGTGCCCCGGCTATTTGAAAGACGCCGCGCAAGGTCTGTGGGATCAGGTGCTCGATGAAGGGCATCGCTTCGGTTTCCGCAATGCTCAAGCGACGGTATTGGCCCCTACAGGAACAATCAGCTTCCTAATGGATTGCGACACGACTGGCATCGAGCCCGATATTGCGCTCGTGAAGTACAAACAACTTGCCGGCGGCGGCATGTTAAAAATCGTCAACAACACGGTTCCCTCGGCGTTGAAAACGTTGGGCTACGATCAACCAAAAATCGAATCGATTTTGGCGTACATCGAGAAAAACGACATGATCGAAGGCGCCAACGACCTGCAGCCTGAGCATCTGGCCGTATTCGATTGTGCCTTTAAGCCGATGCGAGGTCAGCGCTCCATCGCCTGGCATGCTCATGTGACTACGATGGCTGCCGCGCAGCCGTTCCTCTCCGGCGCAATTAGCAAAACGGTGAACATGCCGCGGGAGACTACCCCGGCCGATATTGCCAACGCCTACATGGAAGGTTGGCGCCTAGGTTTAAAAGCGCTGGCGATTTACCGCGATGGTTCCAAAGAAAGTCAGCCGCTAAACACCGGCACCGAAAGCGACAAAGCGGCGGCAAAGGTCGTTGCAGCCCCGCGCCGCGAACGGTTGCCCGATACGCGAGATTCCGTCACACATAAATTCAGCATCGTCGGGCACGAAGGTTATTTAACCGTTGGGTTATACGATCGTGTCGACAAAAACAATCTGAATGAAATTCGACGACCCGGCGAATTGTTTATCAACATGGCCAAGGAAGGCAGCACCATCGGTGGTTTGATGGACGCTTTCGGCACCGCCGTTTCGATGAGTCTCCAATACGGTGTGCCGTTGGAGGTCCTGGTCAACAAGTTCTCGCACATGCGGTTTGAACCAATGGGGCAAACGAAGAACCCAGAAGTTCGCATTGCCAAAAGCGTTGTTGATTACATTTTCCGCTGGATGGGAAATGAGTTTTTGCGAGGCTACAAAGAAGCAGCCAGTAAAGGCTTGCACAATGACGAGCCGGCGCCGCTTACCAACGCCGTTGATCTGCCGGGACCGGCGGTGAAGAATCAAGGGTCCGCGGTCAAAGGCCAGGAGTCAGCGCAAAAGCCTGCCAGTGGCGCCCGTGCTCCGGAGGCCGCAAGCGCCGGCAATCAAACGTCGACGACCAAGCCAATTGTCACCAAACAGGTGACAAACGGCGCACACAACGGAAGCAACGGTCACGGCAAAGCAGCGAGTATCGTGGCTGACAATGCTGCCTTGTTGCACCGGTCTGGAGCCGTCATGCACATCGACCAA
- a CDS encoding serine/threonine-protein kinase: protein MIESTARPSTTPAELATVALNALVERADALLAAWQGTDLPPDLSQFLPAEPPALRSLTLIELIKIDLEYRWQHHELPKQVEEYVAEFPELIRDGDIPSELICEEYHVRWQTDNPPKLEDYFARFPQQAERLRRMIGLDPNRTSSTALARGARELELDAGQQIDDFDLLVRLGKGSFGSVFLARQRSMQRLVALKISRNKGAEPQTLAQLDHPHIVRVYDQRVLPDNRLQLMYMQHIPGGTLQDVLEQARQQAPALRNGKTVVQSIDLALERHGEAPPAESSARRRLAAYSWPEAVCWLGARLAAALDYAHQRGVLHRDVKPANVLLAANGSPKLVDFNVSFSSKLEGATPAAFFGGSLAYMSPEQIEAYNPDHDRQPDELDGRSDVYSLGIVLWEMLTGSRPFVEDNLDDCIGNTHKLLTRLAQRRRAGLSSHALANLPPDLPNGLQPLLVSCLSPNREDRPATAGLLQRQLELCLKPKVQRLLRPTPGSLRQRLRRWPFWFFVCVGLMPSVFFSVMNLQFNSKEFIPPADSPVNTAIHDFFWHVEVPVVNAVAFPIAILLVFFFAWPVLTAVGRVGSGSSMPSDELSRLRRRSLWIGDGAAWVGMALWVTSGIVFPLWQHLYFGEIPGVGLVQYRNFLASQIVCGWISSTLTFFLLTFMFVRAFYPVLVRPEQSHPDEVNNLNSNGRRCGWALYLTLMAPFFAVGLLAVSGLKEESQKIWMGCLALIGLLDTILSFKLLQSIRTDLDDLSVAVDPSLDATSVSTDTVDTLWSGTR from the coding sequence ATGATTGAAAGCACAGCCCGTCCCAGCACGACTCCCGCTGAACTGGCCACCGTGGCTTTGAATGCCCTAGTGGAACGGGCCGACGCCCTGTTGGCCGCCTGGCAAGGAACCGACTTGCCTCCCGATTTGTCGCAATTCCTTCCCGCCGAACCTCCCGCCTTGCGGAGTTTGACACTGATCGAATTGATCAAAATCGATCTCGAGTATCGTTGGCAACATCATGAGCTTCCCAAGCAAGTGGAGGAATATGTCGCGGAGTTTCCCGAATTGATTCGCGATGGGGATATTCCCTCCGAATTGATTTGCGAGGAATACCACGTTCGGTGGCAAACCGACAATCCTCCCAAATTGGAAGATTATTTCGCACGCTTCCCGCAACAAGCTGAACGCTTGCGCCGAATGATCGGATTGGATCCCAATCGCACATCTAGCACCGCCTTGGCGCGCGGAGCGCGCGAATTGGAACTTGATGCCGGCCAGCAAATTGATGATTTTGATTTGCTGGTGCGGTTGGGCAAAGGCTCGTTCGGATCGGTATTTTTGGCGCGGCAACGATCCATGCAGCGGCTGGTGGCGCTAAAAATTTCTCGCAACAAAGGGGCCGAGCCGCAAACGTTGGCACAGCTCGATCACCCACACATTGTCCGCGTGTATGATCAGCGCGTGTTGCCCGACAATCGCTTGCAGTTGATGTACATGCAGCACATTCCCGGTGGCACCCTGCAAGATGTACTGGAGCAGGCTCGGCAACAAGCGCCGGCGCTGCGGAACGGCAAAACCGTGGTGCAATCGATAGATCTGGCTTTGGAGCGTCATGGCGAGGCGCCGCCGGCCGAATCGAGCGCACGCCGACGCTTGGCAGCGTATTCCTGGCCCGAAGCCGTTTGTTGGTTAGGTGCACGTTTGGCAGCGGCATTAGATTATGCTCATCAACGGGGTGTACTGCATCGCGATGTCAAGCCGGCGAATGTGTTACTGGCCGCCAACGGTTCTCCTAAGCTGGTCGATTTCAATGTCAGCTTCAGCTCCAAACTGGAAGGGGCCACTCCGGCGGCATTTTTCGGCGGCTCGTTGGCCTACATGTCGCCCGAGCAAATCGAAGCCTACAATCCTGATCACGACCGCCAACCTGACGAGTTAGATGGTCGCAGCGATGTTTATTCATTGGGAATCGTGTTGTGGGAAATGCTTACCGGAAGTCGACCGTTTGTCGAAGACAACTTGGACGATTGCATTGGCAACACGCACAAGCTCCTCACCCGGTTGGCCCAGCGCCGCCGGGCCGGGTTATCGTCGCACGCATTGGCCAACTTGCCTCCGGACTTACCCAATGGCTTGCAGCCGCTGTTGGTGTCGTGCTTATCGCCAAACCGTGAAGACCGGCCGGCCACCGCAGGCCTGCTGCAGCGGCAATTGGAATTGTGCCTGAAGCCGAAAGTGCAACGGCTGCTGCGCCCCACCCCCGGTTCCTTGCGCCAACGCTTGCGGCGCTGGCCATTTTGGTTTTTTGTGTGCGTCGGGCTCATGCCCAGTGTCTTTTTCAGCGTGATGAACTTGCAATTCAATTCCAAAGAGTTCATTCCGCCTGCAGATTCCCCGGTGAACACCGCCATCCACGATTTCTTTTGGCACGTCGAGGTGCCGGTGGTGAACGCGGTTGCATTTCCCATTGCAATTCTCCTGGTTTTCTTTTTTGCGTGGCCCGTGCTCACCGCCGTGGGTCGGGTGGGCTCCGGAAGCTCGATGCCGTCCGATGAACTAAGTCGCCTGCGCCGCCGATCGCTCTGGATCGGCGATGGCGCCGCTTGGGTCGGAATGGCGCTGTGGGTAACTTCGGGAATTGTGTTTCCGCTGTGGCAACATTTATATTTCGGTGAAATTCCGGGCGTCGGCCTGGTCCAATATCGAAATTTCTTGGCTTCGCAAATCGTCTGCGGTTGGATCTCTTCCACGCTCACGTTTTTCTTGCTCACGTTCATGTTTGTGCGTGCCTTTTATCCGGTGCTGGTGCGCCCGGAACAATCCCATCCCGATGAAGTAAACAATCTGAACAGCAATGGCCGTCGCTGCGGTTGGGCGTTGTATTTAACTTTGATGGCGCCGTTTTTTGCCGTCGGGCTACTGGCGGTCTCGGGCTTGAAGGAAGAGTCCCAAAAAATTTGGATGGGCTGCCTGGCGCTGATTGGCCTGTTGGACACCATCCTGTCGTTCAAGCTGCTGCAATCCATCCGCACCGATTTGGACGACCTGTCCGTCGCCGTCGATCCCAGTCTGGATGCCACCTCGGTTAGCACCGATACCGTCGATACCTTGTGGTCCGGCACCCGGTAA
- a CDS encoding enoyl-CoA hydratase/isomerase family protein has protein sequence MNNGAPLVKIHIHEHTGTLILNRPDKRNALTRGLIAELTQALDDLRRERRVRTVVIAGSGSAFCAGMDLNEMQQTAAASNSQELWYDDATAYRDLLEAILQLPKPIIAAVGGPAVAGGAGLALACDIVLAAPEAKFGLPEPKRGIVAGLVAPLLVFRLGAGRAAYLLLSAQLIPAEEAFRMGIYHELIPGEKLWPRAHQLAGEIADCAPEAMLLTKRMLNETIGENLNTLLTAGAAVSATARTTEAAAEGLAAFIEKREPKFL, from the coding sequence ATGAACAACGGCGCACCACTAGTAAAAATTCACATTCACGAACATACCGGCACATTGATTTTGAATCGGCCCGACAAACGCAACGCTTTAACGCGCGGACTGATCGCCGAATTGACGCAAGCCTTGGACGATTTGCGTCGGGAGCGACGAGTGCGAACCGTTGTCATTGCCGGCAGCGGTTCGGCCTTTTGTGCCGGAATGGATTTGAATGAAATGCAGCAGACTGCTGCCGCGAGCAACTCCCAAGAATTGTGGTATGACGATGCTACCGCTTATCGCGATTTGCTGGAAGCCATTTTGCAATTGCCCAAGCCGATAATTGCCGCAGTCGGCGGTCCAGCGGTAGCAGGGGGCGCCGGCCTGGCGTTGGCCTGTGATATTGTGTTGGCCGCCCCGGAAGCCAAATTCGGTTTGCCCGAACCCAAGCGCGGCATTGTGGCCGGGTTGGTCGCGCCACTGTTGGTTTTTCGCTTGGGCGCAGGCCGCGCCGCTTATTTGCTTTTAAGCGCCCAATTAATTCCGGCGGAAGAAGCCTTCCGAATGGGTATTTACCACGAACTTATTCCAGGGGAAAAGCTTTGGCCTCGGGCCCATCAATTAGCCGGCGAAATTGCTGACTGCGCGCCCGAAGCCATGCTGTTGACCAAGCGGATGCTCAATGAAACCATCGGCGAGAATTTGAACACACTGCTAACTGCGGGCGCAGCGGTCAGTGCTACGGCACGCACGACGGAAGCGGCTGCAGAAGGACTGGCGGCGTTCATCGAAAAGCGCGAACCAAAATTTCTGTAA
- a CDS encoding acyclic terpene utilization AtuA family protein has translation MTIKIANGAGFLGDNLDAPRLLVEGACVDYLTLEYLAELTMSILARQREKNSAMGYATDFLDVLKSLLPALKTQRQLKIVTNAGGVNPLACAAAVGAILTTAELGETAIGVVIGDDLLPRLEKLQAAGCKFENLDTHQPLSELRQPIVSANAYLGAHSIVNALADGARIVITGRVADASLTVGPAMHELDHEWENWNFLAGVSVAGHLIECGAQVTGGLYRHWQNLDLANAGYPIAEINADGSCIITKPNSTGGTVNRHTVIEQLVYEIGDPTHYLTPDVDVDFTTVEVEEIGTDRVLVRGATGRPAPENYKVSLAYSNGFMASGQLLIYGEDCVKKAQACGELILQRVERAGFKLERTLIECLGDNHIDAKQVVLRVSAHDSRQKAVERFTKEFAPLITSGPPGIAGYATGRPQVRPVFAYWPTLMPKKFVKPSISVKTAKQWI, from the coding sequence ATGACAATCAAAATCGCTAACGGCGCTGGATTTCTCGGAGATAATTTGGATGCGCCGCGGCTGTTGGTGGAAGGTGCGTGTGTCGATTATCTCACGCTGGAATACTTGGCCGAATTGACAATGTCAATTTTGGCTCGACAGCGCGAGAAAAATTCCGCAATGGGCTACGCGACCGATTTTCTAGATGTACTGAAAAGTTTGTTGCCCGCACTAAAAACACAACGACAATTGAAAATTGTCACCAATGCTGGTGGTGTGAATCCGCTGGCATGTGCTGCGGCAGTTGGAGCCATTCTGACCACCGCCGAATTAGGCGAAACCGCCATCGGCGTTGTGATCGGTGACGATTTACTGCCGCGCCTGGAAAAACTTCAGGCCGCCGGCTGCAAATTCGAGAATCTCGACACTCACCAACCTCTTTCCGAATTACGTCAACCGATTGTAAGCGCCAATGCCTATTTAGGCGCGCACTCAATTGTCAACGCCTTGGCCGATGGGGCAAGGATTGTCATCACTGGCCGGGTGGCAGATGCATCGCTGACGGTTGGCCCGGCGATGCACGAATTGGACCACGAGTGGGAGAATTGGAATTTCTTAGCCGGCGTTAGTGTCGCGGGGCATTTAATCGAATGCGGCGCACAAGTTACTGGCGGCCTATACCGACACTGGCAAAATCTGGATTTGGCCAATGCCGGTTACCCCATCGCCGAAATCAACGCCGACGGATCGTGCATCATTACCAAGCCCAATAGCACCGGTGGGACAGTGAATAGGCACACGGTAATCGAGCAACTTGTTTATGAAATCGGCGATCCTACCCACTATTTAACGCCTGATGTCGATGTCGATTTTACGACGGTGGAAGTTGAAGAAATTGGAACCGATCGGGTATTGGTTCGTGGCGCCACGGGTAGGCCGGCTCCGGAAAATTACAAAGTTTCGCTAGCCTATTCAAATGGATTTATGGCCAGCGGCCAGTTGCTCATTTACGGTGAAGATTGCGTGAAGAAGGCCCAGGCCTGCGGCGAGTTGATTTTGCAGCGAGTGGAACGTGCCGGCTTCAAGTTGGAGCGGACATTGATTGAATGTTTGGGCGATAATCATATCGACGCCAAACAGGTTGTGTTACGCGTCTCAGCACACGATTCTCGTCAGAAAGCCGTGGAACGATTTACGAAAGAATTTGCTCCACTTATCACTAGCGGGCCCCCTGGCATCGCCGGTTATGCCACGGGCCGTCCACAGGTGCGGCCAGTATTCGCTTATTGGCCTACGCTGATGCCAAAAAAATTCGTTAAACCGTCGATTTCGGTCAAAACTGCGAAGCAGTGGATTTAA
- a CDS encoding acyl-CoA carboxylase subunit beta, whose amino-acid sequence MADQLSLPELIAHLAEQEADIRLGGGLAAIVRQHKKNRLTARERIEKLLDSDIPFFELGLWAAWGMYSPWGGAPAASVVTGIGAISGRRHMIIANDATVKAGAFFPATAKKVLRAQRIAVQNRLPIVYLVDSAGIFLPLQEDVFPDEDDFGRIFRNNAVISAMGLQQTAAIMGNCVAGGGYLPVLCDKLLMTEDSGLYLAGPALVRSAIGQEVSHEELGGAAMHAQVSGTIDYRDVTDEACLERLRRLAAAVRPDDPKSIPPFRRDEEQAPVLGRAEILRILSERVHGEYEVRDILECLLDANSFDEFKPEYGQTVVCGTARLGGFTVGVVANQHHRVRPADGPYQFGGVLYVDSAEKAARFVMNCNQDWLPILFLQDVNGFMVGRDAERSGIIKAGAKLVSAISNSRVPKVTLITGGSYGAGNYALCGKAFDPRFIFAWPTAQVAVMGAEQASDTLLQVAVKSLRREGSDVDAAELEQLRDTVKSDYLRQTDVRYAAARGWIDAILDPAVTREALIFALECATRYVEPEPFRLGVFQV is encoded by the coding sequence ATGGCTGATCAATTATCTTTGCCTGAGCTTATTGCTCACTTGGCCGAACAGGAGGCCGATATTCGACTGGGGGGTGGGTTGGCGGCCATCGTACGGCAACACAAAAAGAACCGTCTCACGGCGCGCGAGCGAATCGAAAAACTCCTCGATTCGGACATTCCCTTTTTTGAACTTGGCTTGTGGGCTGCATGGGGAATGTACAGCCCATGGGGCGGTGCACCCGCCGCTAGCGTTGTTACCGGCATTGGCGCCATCAGCGGCCGGCGACACATGATTATCGCCAACGATGCCACCGTGAAAGCCGGCGCGTTCTTTCCCGCTACAGCCAAAAAAGTTCTTAGGGCACAACGAATCGCGGTGCAAAATCGGCTGCCGATCGTGTATTTGGTAGATTCGGCCGGCATTTTTCTGCCCCTGCAGGAAGATGTTTTTCCCGACGAAGATGATTTTGGCCGCATCTTTCGCAACAACGCTGTCATTTCGGCCATGGGCTTGCAACAGACGGCCGCGATTATGGGAAACTGTGTCGCCGGCGGCGGTTATCTGCCTGTACTGTGTGATAAACTGCTGATGACTGAAGATTCGGGCCTGTATTTGGCCGGGCCCGCACTGGTGCGCAGTGCGATTGGACAGGAAGTTTCGCACGAAGAATTAGGGGGCGCGGCAATGCACGCTCAGGTGAGCGGCACCATCGATTATCGTGATGTGACCGACGAAGCCTGCTTGGAACGCCTGCGCCGTTTGGCGGCAGCGGTACGGCCGGACGATCCAAAATCGATACCGCCGTTTCGGCGCGATGAAGAACAAGCTCCCGTACTTGGGAGGGCCGAGATTCTTCGAATTTTATCGGAGCGTGTCCACGGCGAATACGAAGTGCGCGATATTCTGGAATGTTTGCTCGATGCCAACAGCTTCGATGAATTCAAACCAGAGTATGGCCAAACCGTTGTTTGCGGCACAGCTCGATTGGGCGGTTTCACAGTGGGCGTCGTAGCGAATCAACATCATCGAGTACGTCCCGCCGATGGCCCGTACCAGTTCGGTGGTGTCCTGTACGTTGATAGCGCCGAAAAGGCCGCGCGGTTTGTGATGAATTGCAATCAAGATTGGCTGCCGATTTTGTTTCTGCAAGATGTCAACGGATTTATGGTTGGGCGTGACGCAGAACGCTCCGGGATCATTAAGGCCGGTGCCAAATTGGTAAGCGCCATCAGCAATAGTCGGGTGCCGAAAGTCACTCTTATTACCGGCGGTTCCTATGGAGCGGGCAACTATGCACTCTGTGGAAAGGCGTTCGATCCACGATTCATTTTCGCGTGGCCGACTGCCCAGGTAGCAGTCATGGGAGCCGAACAGGCGTCGGACACGTTGTTGCAGGTAGCGGTGAAAAGTCTGCGACGTGAAGGCAGCGATGTGGACGCCGCCGAATTAGAGCAACTTCGCGACACCGTGAAGTCCGATTACCTGCGCCAGACGGATGTCCGTTACGCCGCCGCACGCGGCTGGATCGATGCCATTTTGGATCCCGCGGTTACCCGTGAAGCATTAATCTTCGCCCTAGAATGTGCAACTCGGTACGTCGAGCCAGAGCCATTCCGTCTGGGCGTGTTTCAGGTGTAA
- a CDS encoding prenyltransferase/squalene oxidase repeat-containing protein translates to MPGETPSAVNVSPSPVKLGSADPSFPVDKTNLPSSRGWRGVPFKADLVAPNMTQPAPPPVVSTNTAAPELPAAEKSAAADAANFASSAQSASEQSTTIATQLNAIPSETSLSLMRRMWPFHQQTGAWFTSALMHATLFVMLCLLMHRVIKDISPVNLNVHTVSSDEPLSEELPGETSPADRSQSRLPGAASASPSGDLFGSALEDTPLGVPKLGTASKLKSHLTTQLPEVDPLAAAFSADGGGVPWGQPMGKGGGGLGGRSPERRAQLVGSGGGSERSEAAVERGLKWLLAHQHEDGGWRFNFDGAPCGNLCRNPGRETSTTAATALALLPFYGAGYTHKEGPYAEQVNHGLYYLGTKMLVTPQGGDLQEGTMYAQGLTTIVLCEAYAMSKDSNLRPYAQNAVNFILYAQDHRGGGWRYFPGQVGDTSVTGWQLMALKSAQMAGLDVSSPAFFLANKFLDSVQNEKGAYYGYTLPSNGGATTTSVGLLCRMYLGWGRNNPALNAGVAILEKLGPSETNMYFNYYATQVMYHHGGSQWERWNKKMRDYLIATQATEGHENGSWYFPDFHDDKGGRLLNTSLAILTLEVYYRYLPLYSSKAVDGGF, encoded by the coding sequence ATGCCTGGTGAAACTCCATCTGCCGTCAATGTGTCCCCATCGCCGGTGAAATTGGGTTCGGCCGATCCCAGTTTTCCCGTCGACAAAACAAATCTGCCTTCCTCGCGGGGCTGGCGTGGTGTGCCGTTCAAAGCAGATCTAGTAGCTCCAAACATGACTCAACCAGCACCGCCTCCCGTGGTGTCCACAAATACAGCAGCGCCCGAACTGCCTGCCGCAGAGAAGTCGGCGGCCGCTGATGCTGCAAATTTTGCTTCCTCTGCTCAGTCTGCGTCGGAGCAATCCACTACTATCGCGACCCAGTTGAATGCCATTCCCAGCGAAACCAGTCTGTCGCTAATGCGACGGATGTGGCCGTTCCATCAGCAGACCGGTGCCTGGTTCACCAGTGCTTTGATGCATGCGACGCTGTTTGTGATGCTCTGCTTATTGATGCACCGTGTTATCAAAGATATTTCGCCCGTGAATTTGAATGTCCACACCGTCAGCAGTGACGAGCCTTTGTCGGAAGAATTGCCTGGTGAAACGTCCCCCGCCGATCGTTCGCAGTCCCGGCTGCCGGGCGCCGCCTCTGCTTCACCCAGCGGCGATTTATTCGGGTCGGCCTTGGAAGATACGCCTTTGGGCGTGCCGAAATTAGGAACTGCAAGTAAATTGAAAAGCCATCTCACTACACAACTACCAGAGGTTGATCCTTTGGCTGCTGCGTTTTCGGCCGACGGGGGCGGCGTACCGTGGGGGCAACCCATGGGCAAAGGCGGCGGCGGTTTAGGAGGACGGTCACCGGAACGTCGAGCGCAGTTGGTCGGCTCCGGAGGCGGTTCCGAACGAAGTGAGGCGGCCGTAGAGCGCGGTCTGAAATGGCTGCTGGCCCATCAGCACGAGGACGGCGGTTGGCGATTCAATTTTGATGGTGCCCCGTGTGGAAATTTATGCCGCAACCCGGGTCGTGAAACTTCCACCACTGCCGCCACCGCCTTGGCTCTGTTGCCATTTTACGGTGCCGGCTACACGCACAAGGAAGGGCCTTATGCCGAACAAGTAAATCACGGACTGTATTATCTAGGCACGAAAATGTTGGTCACTCCGCAAGGGGGCGATTTGCAGGAAGGAACCATGTATGCGCAAGGGCTGACCACGATTGTGTTGTGCGAGGCGTACGCCATGTCAAAAGATTCCAACTTGCGACCTTATGCTCAAAATGCGGTCAATTTCATTTTGTATGCGCAAGATCATCGCGGCGGCGGTTGGCGATACTTTCCCGGGCAAGTAGGCGACACCAGTGTGACCGGTTGGCAGCTGATGGCGCTCAAAAGCGCCCAGATGGCCGGCTTGGATGTTTCTTCCCCCGCGTTTTTCCTGGCGAACAAATTTCTCGACAGCGTGCAGAACGAAAAGGGGGCCTACTACGGTTACACGCTTCCTAGTAATGGCGGAGCCACCACAACTTCCGTCGGCTTGCTCTGCCGTATGTACTTGGGTTGGGGGCGAAACAACCCGGCTTTGAATGCAGGCGTGGCAATTCTGGAAAAATTGGGCCCCTCCGAAACGAACATGTACTTCAATTACTACGCCACTCAAGTGATGTACCACCACGGCGGTTCGCAATGGGAGCGCTGGAACAAAAAAATGCGCGATTATCTGATTGCCACGCAAGCCACCGAAGGGCACGAAAACGGCAGTTGGTACTTCCCCGATTTTCATGACGATAAAGGGGGCCGGCTGCTCAACACGTCGCTGGCCATCCTCACACTGGAAGTGTACTATCGCTATCTACCCCTATATTCTTCCAAAGCGGTCGACGGTGGATTTTGA